One Streptomyces sp. ML-6 genomic region harbors:
- a CDS encoding MoaD family protein: MAIEVRIPTILRTYTDGAKSVEGNGETLADLFTDLDSRYNGIRERIVDGDELRRFVNVYLNDEDVRFLNGISTKLSDGDNVTILPAVAGGMR; the protein is encoded by the coding sequence ATGGCCATCGAGGTCCGCATCCCGACCATCCTCCGCACCTACACCGACGGCGCCAAGTCCGTCGAGGGCAACGGGGAGACCCTCGCCGACCTCTTCACGGACCTGGACAGCCGGTACAACGGCATCCGTGAGCGCATCGTCGACGGCGACGAACTCCGCCGCTTCGTGAACGTCTACCTCAACGACGAGGACGTCCGCTTCCTCAACGGCATCTCCACCAAGCTGAGCGACGGCGACAACGTCACCATCCTCCCGGCCGTCGCCGGCGGAATGCGCTGA
- a CDS encoding type II toxin-antitoxin system PemK/MazF family toxin: MDMSWWWLALALVVLLALVAAVADGRGRSGGRPRGRSGGSAGAPPGRRPGGRTRPPAAPGRGTGPERGVRPRPGEIWWAEVPYEDGPGAKDRPCLVLSVRGDSALVAKITSKYHEDRPGVIALPAGTVGDAQGRASYLETDELRQVAVRGFRRRVGSVDPGVWERVRGLG; encoded by the coding sequence GTGGACATGTCCTGGTGGTGGCTCGCGCTCGCTCTGGTGGTACTGCTCGCACTCGTCGCGGCGGTCGCCGACGGCCGGGGGCGGAGCGGTGGCCGGCCCCGCGGGCGTTCCGGCGGGTCGGCGGGGGCGCCGCCCGGTAGGCGTCCGGGCGGTCGGACCCGCCCTCCGGCGGCGCCCGGTCGCGGGACCGGCCCGGAGCGGGGGGTGCGGCCCCGGCCGGGTGAGATCTGGTGGGCGGAGGTGCCGTACGAGGACGGGCCCGGTGCGAAGGACCGGCCCTGTCTGGTGCTCTCGGTGCGGGGCGACTCGGCGCTCGTCGCGAAGATCACCAGCAAGTACCACGAGGACCGGCCGGGGGTGATCGCGCTGCCCGCGGGGACGGTGGGGGATGCTCAGGGCCGGGCGAGCTATCTGGAGACGGACGAGTTGCGGCAGGTGGCCGTGCGGGGGTTCCGGCGGCGGGTGGGGAGCGTGGACCCGGGGGTGTGGGAGCGGGTGCGGGGGCTGGGGTGA
- a CDS encoding cysteine synthase: MRYDSPLAAVGNTPLVRLPRLSPSDDVRIWAKLEDRNPTGSIKDRPALHMIEQAERDGRLTPGCTILEPTSGNTGISLAMAARLKGYRIVCVMPENTSQERRDLLTMWGAEIISSPAAGGSNTAVRVAKELAAEHPDWIMLYQYGNPDNAGAHYATTGPEILTDLPTVTHFVAGLGTTGTLMGVGRYLREHKPDVKIVAAEPRYDDLVYGLRNLDEGFVPELYDASVLTTRFSVGSADAVTRTRELLQQEGIFAGVSTGAALHAAIGVGNKAVKAGEQADIVFVVADGGWKYLSTGVYTAPTTEAAIETLQGQLWA, translated from the coding sequence ATGCGGTACGACAGCCCGCTGGCGGCCGTGGGGAACACCCCCCTCGTCCGCCTCCCGCGGCTCTCCCCCTCCGACGACGTCCGCATCTGGGCCAAGCTGGAGGACCGCAACCCCACCGGCTCGATCAAGGACCGCCCCGCGCTCCACATGATCGAACAGGCGGAGAGGGACGGCCGGTTGACCCCCGGCTGCACCATCCTGGAACCCACCAGCGGCAACACCGGCATCTCGCTCGCCATGGCGGCCAGGCTCAAGGGCTACCGCATCGTGTGCGTCATGCCGGAGAACACCTCCCAGGAACGGCGCGACCTGCTCACCATGTGGGGCGCCGAGATCATCTCGTCCCCGGCGGCGGGCGGCTCCAACACGGCGGTACGCGTCGCCAAGGAGCTGGCCGCCGAACATCCGGACTGGATCATGCTCTACCAGTACGGCAACCCGGACAACGCGGGCGCCCACTACGCCACCACCGGCCCCGAGATCCTCACCGACCTCCCCACCGTCACCCACTTCGTGGCGGGCCTCGGCACCACGGGCACGCTCATGGGCGTCGGCCGCTACCTGCGCGAACACAAACCGGACGTCAAGATCGTCGCCGCCGAGCCGCGCTACGACGACCTCGTCTACGGCCTCCGCAACCTCGACGAGGGCTTCGTGCCCGAGCTGTACGACGCCTCCGTCCTCACCACCCGCTTCTCCGTCGGCTCGGCCGACGCCGTCACCCGCACCCGCGAACTCCTCCAGCAGGAGGGAATCTTCGCGGGCGTCTCCACGGGCGCCGCGCTCCACGCCGCGATCGGGGTGGGGAACAAGGCGGTCAAGGCCGGGGAACAGGCCGACATCGTCTTCGTCGTCGCGGACGGCGGCTGGAAGTACCTGTCGACGGGCGTCTACACGGCCCCGACCACGGAAGCCGCCATCGAAACGCTCCAGGGCCAGCTCTGGGCGTGA